A genomic segment from Arcobacter sp. CECT 8986 encodes:
- a CDS encoding efflux RND transporter permease subunit — protein MFSEFFIKRPVFSAVTSIVILLAGLASMINLPIEEYPRVIPPQIIVSTSYPGASAETISKTVAAPLEEQINGANDMIYMNSTSADNGQISINVFFKVGKDANNAKIDVNNRVQAALAKLPQEVQRQGVTVRERSPSMLEVIMLYSPDNSRDITFLSNYALINVADDLKRVQGVGDATIFGQKDYAIRVWIDPQKLAKQKLTTNEVVNAIKDQNEQYAAGKFAAEPLPNKQMFTYTIQTPTRLSTPDAFGNIVIRANEDGSSLRLKDVATIELGSQSYDMKTALNGNPSIPIGIFLQNGANALDTANAIDKVLEKAKKSFPEGVTYKIPYDTTSFVKISIKEVIKTFIEAIILVIAIIFLFLQNWRATLIPILAVPVSIVGAFAGMYALGFSINLLTLFGLVLAIGIVVDDAIIVIENVERHMSEGMSSKDAAFKAMKEVSGALIAIVLVLCSVFIPVAFMGGLTGEMYRQFAITIVISIIVSGFVALTLTPSLCATILKDDHTKPQGFFKWFNEMFDKATHGYSFLVQKTIRYSLISVLLFGGLIFISYDLFKDMKTGLVPQEDKGYIILFSYNPPGASLSRTDKLVKEITNVVTSNKNVSDIITLAGLDLVTSANRTYAATSFIRLNDWSERKKPEQHATVIANQFNGQLMGATSDGFTFGVLPPPIMGMSISGGFDMYVQDRTGGTVQDLSKYVNEIIAKANKRPELQGVRTTLNVNIPQFKVSVDVDKAKAKGIDVADVYNTLSASFGTYYVNDFNLYGRTYKVDLQAKADFRKSPQDLKFILVKSNKGELIPVSSLVKIVPTVGSDVIERFNLFPAAKVSGQPALGYSSGDALNAIEETAKEVLPEGYTISWVGTAYQEKQISSSSLKAFVFGVVLLFLILAAQYERWLMPISVVLAVPFAIFGAILATLLRGLENDIYFQVGLLVLAGLAAKNAILIVEFAIQKQKEGLSLKDAAITAAKIRLRPIIMTSLAFTLGVVPLAISSGAGAGSRHAIGTGVIGGMLSATFLAIVFIPLFYILISKLSKKHK, from the coding sequence ATGTTTTCTGAATTTTTTATAAAAAGGCCTGTTTTTTCTGCAGTAACTTCGATAGTTATTTTGCTTGCAGGACTTGCTTCTATGATAAACTTACCTATTGAAGAATATCCTAGAGTAATTCCTCCTCAAATTATTGTTTCTACAAGTTACCCAGGCGCAAGTGCAGAGACAATATCAAAAACTGTTGCAGCTCCTTTAGAAGAGCAAATCAATGGTGCAAATGATATGATTTATATGAACTCAACATCTGCTGATAATGGACAAATTTCAATTAATGTATTTTTCAAAGTTGGTAAAGATGCTAATAATGCGAAAATTGATGTAAATAATAGAGTTCAAGCAGCATTAGCTAAATTACCACAAGAAGTGCAAAGACAAGGTGTAACAGTAAGAGAAAGATCTCCAAGTATGTTAGAAGTTATTATGCTTTATTCTCCTGATAATTCAAGAGATATTACTTTTCTTTCAAACTATGCACTTATAAATGTTGCAGATGATTTAAAAAGAGTTCAAGGTGTTGGTGATGCGACGATATTTGGTCAAAAAGATTATGCAATTAGAGTTTGGATTGATCCTCAAAAACTAGCAAAACAAAAACTTACAACAAATGAAGTTGTTAATGCTATTAAGGATCAAAATGAACAATATGCTGCAGGTAAATTTGCAGCAGAACCATTACCAAATAAACAAATGTTTACATATACTATACAAACTCCAACAAGATTATCTACGCCTGATGCTTTTGGAAATATAGTAATTAGAGCAAATGAAGATGGAAGTTCCTTAAGATTAAAAGATGTTGCAACTATTGAACTTGGTTCTCAAAGTTATGACATGAAAACTGCGTTAAATGGTAATCCATCTATACCAATAGGTATATTTTTACAAAATGGTGCAAATGCATTAGATACAGCAAATGCAATTGATAAAGTTTTAGAAAAAGCTAAAAAAAGTTTTCCAGAGGGAGTTACATATAAAATTCCTTATGACACAACAAGTTTCGTAAAAATTTCTATTAAAGAAGTAATTAAAACTTTTATAGAAGCTATTATTTTAGTTATTGCAATTATATTCTTATTCTTACAAAACTGGAGAGCAACATTAATTCCTATTTTAGCAGTTCCTGTATCAATTGTTGGTGCATTTGCTGGTATGTATGCTTTAGGCTTTAGTATTAACTTACTAACACTATTTGGACTTGTTCTTGCAATTGGTATTGTTGTTGATGATGCCATTATTGTTATTGAGAATGTTGAAAGGCACATGAGTGAAGGTATGAGTTCAAAAGATGCAGCCTTTAAAGCGATGAAAGAAGTATCAGGAGCATTAATTGCTATTGTTCTTGTATTATGTTCTGTATTTATTCCTGTTGCATTTATGGGTGGATTAACAGGGGAAATGTATAGACAATTTGCAATTACTATTGTTATTTCTATTATTGTTTCTGGATTTGTAGCATTAACATTAACACCATCATTATGTGCAACTATCTTAAAAGATGACCATACAAAACCACAAGGATTTTTCAAATGGTTCAATGAAATGTTTGATAAAGCAACTCATGGATACTCTTTTCTTGTTCAAAAAACAATTAGATACTCTTTAATAAGTGTATTATTGTTTGGTGGATTAATATTTATATCTTATGATCTATTTAAAGATATGAAAACAGGTCTTGTACCACAAGAAGATAAGGGATATATTATTTTATTTAGTTATAACCCTCCTGGTGCATCTTTATCTAGAACAGATAAATTAGTAAAAGAGATAACAAATGTTGTAACAAGCAATAAAAATGTTAGTGATATTATCACTTTAGCAGGATTAGATTTAGTAACTTCTGCAAATAGAACTTATGCAGCAACATCATTTATTAGACTTAATGATTGGAGTGAACGAAAAAAACCAGAACAACATGCAACTGTAATTGCTAATCAGTTCAATGGTCAGTTAATGGGTGCTACTTCAGATGGATTTACTTTTGGAGTATTACCACCACCAATTATGGGTATGAGTATTTCTGGTGGATTTGATATGTATGTACAAGATAGAACTGGTGGTACAGTTCAAGACTTAAGTAAATATGTTAATGAAATTATTGCTAAAGCAAATAAAAGACCAGAACTACAAGGAGTAAGAACAACTTTAAATGTTAATATTCCTCAATTTAAAGTATCTGTTGATGTTGATAAAGCAAAAGCAAAAGGTATAGATGTTGCTGATGTATATAATACATTAAGTGCATCATTTGGAACATATTATGTTAATGATTTCAATTTATATGGAAGAACTTATAAAGTTGATTTACAAGCAAAGGCTGATTTTAGAAAAAGCCCTCAAGATTTAAAATTTATCCTTGTTAAGTCAAATAAAGGAGAGTTGATTCCAGTTAGTTCACTTGTAAAAATTGTGCCAACAGTTGGTTCTGATGTTATTGAAAGATTTAACCTTTTCCCTGCTGCAAAAGTTTCAGGTCAACCAGCATTAGGATATAGTTCAGGTGATGCACTAAATGCTATTGAAGAAACAGCAAAAGAAGTTTTACCAGAAGGTTATACTATTAGTTGGGTTGGTACAGCGTATCAAGAAAAACAAATTTCTAGTAGTAGTTTAAAAGCCTTTGTATTTGGTGTTGTATTATTATTCTTAATTCTTGCTGCACAATATGAAAGATGGTTGATGCCTATTTCTGTTGTATTAGCTGTTCCATTTGCAATATTTGGAGCTATTTTAGCAACACTATTAAGAGGATTAGAAAACGATATTTATTTCCAAGTAGGACTTCTAGTACTTGCCGGATTGGCAGCTAAAAATGCTATTTTGATTGTAGAGTTTGCTATTCAAAAACAAAAAGAGGGATTAAGTCTAAAAGATGCTGCTATTACAGCTGCAAAAATTAGGTTAAGACCAATTATTATGACTTCTTTAGCCTTTACACTAGGTGTTGTTCCATTAGCAATAAGTAGTGGAGCTGGTGCAGGAAGTAGACATGCAATTGGTACAGGTGTTATTGGTGGTATGTTATCAGCAACATTCTTAGCGATTGTATTTATTCCATTATTCTATATCTTAATATCAAAATTAAGTAAAAAACATAAATAG
- a CDS encoding BCCT family transporter, with protein sequence MKVASSGIFKGMNRKMSIISIILVLVSVFLTGYFPNESSIILKNVRESLNPFLEWYYVLLVAFLLALMIWLGMGRYKNVRLGGDLEQPEFTFFTWVSMLFAAGTGVGILFWSVAQPIMQFQDNPFTGTQMTAKAATMAMSLSFFHWGLNGWAIFSFIAITMAYFSYRHNYPLTIRSALYPIFGSKMDGIFGDIIDILAVFATVFGIATTLGLGVEQMNAGLKEVIGLNISLSLQLFVTVIIMVIATVSVVSGVSKGVKLLSQGNFWLSIVALSFLLFFGPTQYLIGITLESTGNYIQNIIKLTFLTNVNHNSDWQSTWTVFFWGWWIAWSPFVGMFIARISRGRTFGEFIAGVLITPTLITIIWIGLFGGTAFYEELFMNQNIIQAVNNDISSAVFVMLQNLNMGIFGEIMSFLMIILIATYLITSANAGTLVITTILSSGSTTPPSLHRIIWGVILTLLTVVLIIAGGLEILQAAVIAAALPFSLVIISMISGLLKSLSLEETPARSGNEKQNVREPWILDEDTGEEATIIDELNPNVKKIEKLPEYR encoded by the coding sequence ATGAAAGTAGCAAGTAGTGGTATTTTTAAAGGTATGAATAGAAAAATGTCTATTATTAGTATTATTCTAGTATTAGTTAGTGTTTTTCTAACAGGATATTTTCCAAATGAAAGTTCAATAATTCTAAAAAATGTAAGAGAGAGTTTAAATCCTTTTTTAGAGTGGTATTATGTTTTACTTGTTGCTTTTTTATTGGCTTTGATGATATGGCTTGGGATGGGAAGATATAAAAATGTAAGACTTGGTGGAGATTTAGAACAGCCTGAGTTTACATTTTTTACTTGGGTATCTATGCTATTTGCAGCTGGTACTGGTGTTGGTATACTATTTTGGTCTGTTGCTCAACCAATTATGCAATTTCAAGACAATCCATTTACTGGCACACAAATGACTGCTAAAGCTGCAACAATGGCAATGAGTCTTAGCTTTTTTCACTGGGGATTAAATGGCTGGGCAATATTTTCATTTATTGCTATAACTATGGCATATTTTTCATATAGACATAACTATCCTTTAACTATTCGTTCTGCACTATATCCAATATTTGGAAGCAAAATGGATGGAATATTTGGAGATATTATTGATATACTTGCAGTTTTTGCAACTGTATTTGGTATTGCTACAACTTTAGGGCTTGGAGTGGAACAGATGAATGCAGGACTAAAAGAGGTAATTGGACTAAATATCTCTTTATCTTTGCAGTTATTTGTAACTGTTATTATTATGGTTATTGCAACTGTTTCTGTTGTCTCAGGAGTTAGTAAAGGAGTAAAACTACTATCTCAAGGAAACTTTTGGCTTAGTATTGTTGCCTTATCTTTTTTACTTTTTTTTGGCCCTACTCAATATTTAATAGGTATAACTTTAGAGTCTACTGGGAACTATATTCAAAATATAATCAAATTAACATTTTTAACAAATGTAAATCATAACTCAGATTGGCAATCAACTTGGACTGTATTTTTTTGGGGTTGGTGGATAGCTTGGTCACCTTTTGTTGGTATGTTTATAGCAAGAATTAGTAGAGGTAGAACATTTGGTGAATTTATTGCAGGAGTTTTAATCACACCTACACTTATTACAATCATATGGATAGGACTATTTGGAGGAACTGCTTTTTATGAAGAGTTATTTATGAATCAAAATATTATTCAAGCAGTAAATAATGATATCTCTTCAGCTGTATTCGTAATGCTTCAAAATTTAAATATGGGAATATTTGGAGAGATTATGTCTTTTCTTATGATTATTTTAATTGCCACTTATTTAATAACATCTGCAAATGCAGGAACATTAGTAATCACTACAATTTTATCATCTGGTTCTACAACTCCACCATCTTTGCATAGAATTATTTGGGGTGTTATTCTTACTTTATTAACTGTTGTTCTTATAATAGCAGGAGGATTAGAAATATTACAAGCAGCAGTTATTGCAGCAGCATTACCATTTTCTTTAGTAATAATATCTATGATTTCTGGACTATTAAAAAGTCTAAGTTTAGAAGAAACACCAGCTCGTTCTGGTAATGAAAAACAAAATGTTAGAGAACCTTGGATTTTAGATGAAGATACAGGAGAAGAAGCAACAATTATAGATGAGTTAAACCCAAATGTTAAGAAAATAGAGAAGCTACCTGAATATAGGTAG
- the aroB gene encoding 3-dehydroquinate synthase: MIVNITLPDKTTYDITIDELNDIYFDTKVVVVTNPTVSGFHLDYLKSKISAKELSIVTIPDGEQFKNMSTIDMILDHCFEHRLDRKSLLVAFGGGVIGDMTGFAASIYQRGISFVQIPTTLLSQVDASVGGKTGINNKYGKNLIGAFHQPKAVHIDPYFLSTLPKREFGAGVAEIVKMAVTFNKDFFLWLEQNDLTKDENIKVAIKKSVETKADVVIKDEKENGIRAALNYGHTFGHVIENETNYDTFLHGEAVGIGMVMANALAVKLNLMSEDEVTRVKDLLETYDIPTSYKIKDVEDFYSHFFLDKKSLDNKIKFILPKSIGDCLITNEVSKEDVIEVLKGFN, from the coding sequence ATGATAGTAAATATAACTTTACCCGATAAAACGACGTATGATATAACTATTGACGAATTAAATGATATATATTTTGATACTAAAGTAGTAGTTGTAACAAACCCAACTGTAAGTGGATTTCACTTAGATTATTTGAAAAGTAAAATAAGTGCAAAAGAGCTAAGCATTGTAACTATTCCAGATGGGGAACAGTTCAAAAATATGAGTACTATTGATATGATATTAGACCACTGTTTTGAACATAGACTTGATAGAAAATCTCTACTTGTTGCTTTTGGGGGCGGAGTAATTGGAGATATGACAGGTTTTGCAGCTTCAATTTACCAAAGAGGAATCTCTTTTGTTCAAATACCAACTACACTTCTTTCTCAAGTTGATGCTAGTGTTGGTGGAAAAACAGGTATAAATAATAAATATGGTAAAAATCTTATTGGTGCATTTCATCAGCCAAAAGCTGTACATATTGACCCATACTTTTTATCTACTTTACCAAAAAGAGAGTTTGGTGCAGGTGTTGCAGAGATAGTAAAAATGGCAGTTACTTTTAATAAAGATTTTTTCTTATGGTTAGAACAAAATGATTTAACAAAAGATGAAAATATCAAAGTTGCTATTAAAAAATCAGTTGAAACAAAAGCTGATGTTGTAATAAAAGATGAAAAAGAGAATGGAATTAGAGCAGCATTAAATTACGGGCATACTTTTGGACACGTAATCGAAAATGAAACAAATTACGATACTTTTTTACATGGTGAAGCTGTGGGAATTGGTATGGTTATGGCAAATGCGCTTGCAGTAAAACTTAATCTTATGAGTGAAGATGAAGTAACAAGAGTGAAAGATTTACTAGAAACATACGACATACCAACTTCGTATAAAATCAAGGATGTTGAAGATTTTTATTCTCATTTCTTTTTAGATAAAAAGTCATTAGATAATAAAATCAAATTTATTCTTCCTAAATCAATTGGTGATTGTCTAATCACAAATGAAGTAAGTAAAGAAGATGTAATTGAAGTACTGAAGGGTTTTAACTAA
- a CDS encoding mechanosensitive ion channel domain-containing protein, translating to MKKSFLLKALFSLILLNICLFAQVSGKQDSEKNLTIQEQENKQIVEKQKELEQRSMQDLAQIGVLRNKIENLDEKLKDNILLKRYSNYVAYRKISKELAFLKKSAKRKKSKTDESYSQLNNKIRIKQNELELISEYKGSPIGSLLSPPEIEKYEEITNPFGIINALSYIKKLENDKKEFIEVEKNLKSLVALLEEKVFLYLELYNLDQQKEYKDILSFLDKQKKDFNMVLEIVSTTEEVYTRKVEQVTLEIKSQISNQVEKIFGLLIFIFLLFFITFLIKLALKKYFSQNENYYFTNKIINFLVVLTIVFIILFSYIDNVSYVVTILGFASAGIAIALKDWFMSIFGWMVIVTSGSIQVGDRIKVTRNGLEVVGDVLDISLFKMTVREDITLTSYTVNRRTGRIFFIPNNYVFSEMIANYTHSGLRTVWDGIDITITFDSNYKKAQHIAKEILKHYSKGYTDITRTQLSKMRNKYQLRATGVEPRVYTFVEPYGIVISSWYLTNSYAALVLRSTMSPEILKAFMEEDDIHIAYPTQSINLNTQREKPADLADVEEGKTI from the coding sequence ATGAAAAAAAGCTTTCTTTTAAAAGCCCTTTTTAGTTTAATATTATTAAATATTTGTCTATTTGCACAGGTTTCTGGTAAGCAAGATAGTGAAAAAAATCTTACTATTCAAGAACAAGAAAATAAACAAATTGTTGAAAAGCAAAAAGAGCTAGAGCAAAGAAGTATGCAAGATTTAGCTCAAATTGGTGTATTAAGAAATAAAATAGAAAATCTTGATGAAAAACTAAAAGATAATATTTTACTAAAAAGATATAGTAACTATGTTGCTTATAGAAAAATTTCAAAAGAGTTAGCTTTTTTAAAAAAGAGTGCAAAAAGAAAAAAGAGTAAAACTGATGAAAGTTACTCTCAGCTAAATAATAAAATAAGAATTAAACAAAATGAGTTAGAGCTTATTTCTGAGTATAAAGGCTCACCTATTGGAAGTCTTTTAAGTCCACCAGAAATAGAAAAATACGAAGAGATTACTAATCCATTTGGAATTATAAATGCACTTTCGTATATCAAAAAACTTGAAAATGATAAAAAAGAGTTTATTGAAGTTGAAAAAAACTTAAAAAGTTTAGTTGCTTTACTAGAAGAGAAAGTATTTTTATATCTTGAGTTATATAATTTAGACCAACAAAAAGAGTATAAAGATATTCTTAGCTTTTTAGATAAACAAAAAAAAGATTTCAATATGGTACTAGAAATAGTATCAACAACAGAAGAGGTATATACAAGAAAAGTAGAACAAGTAACACTAGAAATAAAATCACAAATTTCAAATCAAGTTGAAAAAATATTTGGTTTATTGATATTTATATTTTTACTTTTCTTTATTACTTTTTTAATTAAATTGGCATTGAAAAAGTATTTTTCACAAAATGAAAATTACTATTTTACAAATAAAATAATAAACTTTTTAGTTGTATTAACTATTGTGTTTATTATTCTTTTTTCATATATAGACAATGTATCTTATGTAGTTACAATCTTAGGTTTTGCATCAGCTGGTATCGCAATTGCTTTAAAAGATTGGTTTATGTCTATATTTGGATGGATGGTTATAGTAACATCTGGTTCTATTCAAGTAGGAGATAGAATTAAAGTTACAAGAAATGGTCTTGAAGTTGTGGGTGATGTTCTTGATATTTCACTATTTAAAATGACAGTAAGAGAAGATATTACACTTACTTCATATACAGTAAATAGAAGAACAGGAAGAATTTTCTTTATTCCAAATAACTATGTTTTTTCTGAAATGATTGCAAACTATACTCATTCTGGATTAAGAACTGTTTGGGATGGAATAGATATCACAATCACTTTTGATTCAAACTATAAAAAAGCACAACACATAGCAAAAGAGATATTAAAACACTATTCTAAAGGTTACACAGATATTACTAGAACTCAGTTATCAAAAATGAGAAATAAGTATCAATTAAGAGCAACAGGAGTTGAACCTAGAGTTTATACATTTGTAGAGCCTTATGGTATTGTTATTTCATCTTGGTATCTTACTAACTCTTATGCAGCGTTAGTTTTAAGAAGTACTATGTCACCAGAAATATTAAAAGCATTTATGGAAGAAGATGATATTCATATTGCTTATCCTACTCAAAGTATTAATCTTAATACACAAAGAGAAAAACCAGCAGATTTAGCAGATGTAGAAGAAGGCAAAACTATATGA
- the mtaB gene encoding tRNA (N(6)-L-threonylcarbamoyladenosine(37)-C(2))-methylthiotransferase MtaB produces MIFSNTKPKVYFKTFGCRTNVFDTQVMMSNLKDFEVATDEKEADIVVINSCTVTNGADSTARGYINQLNKLPKKPRVVFTGCGVWTKGESLFNENKVDSLFGHSEKEKINDLLKDENRFFKAGDLEHIDETIVEEFIGKSRAFIKIQEGCDFRCSYCIIPYVRGDARSYNETKILEQVEKLANNGFGEFILTGTNVGSYGKKQHTSLAKLLKKMSQIKGVRRIRMGSIEPIQIDDEFKEIINEPFMAKHLHIALQHTSKEMLQIMNRRNKVLKDLELFEFLRDNGYALGTDFIVGHPGETNQIWKEAMENLHNFPLTHVHAFTYSKRDGTPSATMKDIVKGDVAKERYKELVSIIDNKNYEFRKNNRQTLEVLIEQQKNGKYVGLDQFFNHIEVESSVDLTGDWIFLDNYEVRQDINVARFE; encoded by the coding sequence ATGATATTTTCAAACACTAAGCCAAAAGTATATTTTAAAACTTTTGGTTGTAGAACAAATGTATTTGATACTCAAGTTATGATGAGTAATTTAAAAGATTTTGAAGTAGCAACAGATGAAAAAGAGGCAGATATTGTTGTGATTAATTCATGTACTGTTACAAATGGTGCAGATTCAACAGCAAGAGGATATATAAATCAACTAAATAAACTTCCAAAAAAACCAAGAGTAGTTTTCACAGGTTGTGGAGTTTGGACAAAAGGTGAAAGTCTATTTAATGAAAATAAGGTTGATTCACTATTTGGACATAGTGAAAAAGAGAAAATAAATGACCTATTAAAAGATGAAAATAGATTTTTTAAAGCGGGTGATTTAGAGCATATTGATGAAACTATTGTAGAAGAGTTTATTGGTAAAAGTAGAGCATTTATTAAGATACAAGAGGGATGTGACTTTAGATGTAGTTATTGTATTATTCCTTATGTAAGAGGTGATGCAAGAAGTTACAATGAAACAAAAATCTTAGAACAAGTAGAAAAACTTGCAAATAATGGTTTTGGTGAATTTATCCTAACAGGAACAAATGTAGGAAGTTATGGTAAAAAACAACATACTTCACTAGCAAAACTTCTTAAAAAAATGTCTCAAATAAAAGGTGTTAGAAGAATAAGAATGGGAAGTATTGAACCTATTCAAATTGATGATGAATTTAAAGAGATAATAAATGAACCTTTTATGGCAAAACATCTTCACATCGCACTACAACATACTTCAAAAGAGATGTTACAAATAATGAATAGAAGAAACAAAGTATTAAAAGACTTAGAACTTTTTGAGTTTTTAAGAGACAATGGATATGCTTTAGGAACTGATTTTATTGTAGGTCATCCTGGTGAAACAAACCAAATTTGGAAAGAAGCTATGGAAAATTTACATAACTTTCCACTTACACATGTTCACGCATTTACATACTCAAAAAGAGATGGAACACCAAGTGCAACTATGAAAGATATTGTAAAAGGTGATGTCGCAAAAGAAAGATATAAAGAACTTGTATCTATAATAGACAACAAAAATTACGAGTTTAGAAAAAACAATAGACAAACATTAGAAGTATTAATAGAACAACAAAAAAATGGTAAATATGTAGGACTTGATCAGTTCTTTAATCATATTGAAGTTGAAAGTTCAGTTGATTTAACTGGTGATTGGATTTTCTTAGATAATTATGAAGTGAGGCAAGATATAAATGTCGCAAGATTCGAATAA
- a CDS encoding AAA family ATPase — protein MSQDSNKNLDKNFKLMILSATILVVLFLYTMYKSSTQIEGSSYYLGLLFLFLLLGVAIFLKLKQDKIKDYFDKKGVKTNSVFENELQKQKSKEDSTVKTQEVENSNIKAVTSNTTFKDVAGILEVKEELEEIVDFLNSPKKYISHGVKLPKGVLLVGPPGVGKTLIARAVAGEADVPFFYQSGASFVQIYVGMGAKKVRELFIKAKASAPAIVFIDEIDAIGKKRTGTSNDEREATLNELLTQMDGFEGDSGVIVIAATNKIDVLDDALLRAGRFDRRVFLNLPNIEDRKQILNLYLKDKKIDFDMDKLADNTAGFSSAALSTLVNEALLNMIKRKAKILEQVDIEIAKNKLQFGKKQMKILDEEQKEILSIYQASKAFVCKSKVALFDEGVPLLSSTYPSYSELVENIKRYLAGNIGVEVIKRQQYAVNSDDLKNALKVATDMVEKYKMANDANELINRVKNELRSELSHNANEINRLKELMQKNEVITEDEF, from the coding sequence ATGTCGCAAGATTCGAATAAAAACTTAGATAAAAATTTTAAATTGATGATATTGTCTGCAACCATATTGGTTGTGTTATTTTTATATACAATGTACAAAAGTAGTACTCAAATTGAAGGAAGCTCTTACTATTTAGGGCTTCTTTTTTTATTTTTACTGCTAGGAGTTGCAATCTTTTTAAAATTAAAACAAGACAAAATAAAAGATTATTTTGATAAAAAAGGTGTTAAAACTAATAGTGTTTTTGAAAATGAGTTACAAAAACAAAAGTCAAAAGAAGACTCAACAGTAAAAACACAAGAGGTTGAAAACTCAAATATAAAAGCAGTAACTTCAAATACTACTTTTAAAGATGTTGCTGGGATTTTAGAAGTAAAAGAAGAGCTTGAAGAGATTGTTGATTTTCTTAATTCTCCTAAAAAATACATTTCTCATGGGGTAAAACTTCCAAAAGGTGTACTTTTAGTTGGACCTCCAGGTGTTGGTAAAACACTTATTGCAAGAGCAGTTGCTGGTGAAGCTGATGTTCCATTTTTTTATCAAAGTGGGGCAAGTTTTGTTCAAATTTATGTGGGAATGGGTGCAAAAAAAGTAAGAGAACTTTTTATTAAAGCAAAAGCAAGCGCTCCTGCAATTGTTTTTATTGATGAGATTGATGCAATTGGTAAAAAAAGAACAGGAACATCAAATGATGAAAGAGAAGCAACATTAAATGAACTTCTAACTCAAATGGATGGATTTGAAGGTGATAGTGGAGTTATAGTTATTGCTGCAACAAATAAAATTGATGTTTTAGATGATGCACTTTTAAGAGCTGGTAGATTTGATAGAAGAGTATTTTTAAACTTGCCAAATATTGAAGATAGAAAACAGATATTAAATCTATATCTAAAAGATAAAAAAATAGATTTTGATATGGATAAATTAGCTGATAACACAGCAGGATTTTCATCTGCTGCACTTTCAACTTTAGTAAATGAAGCTTTATTAAATATGATAAAAAGAAAAGCAAAAATTCTTGAGCAAGTGGATATCGAAATAGCTAAAAACAAACTTCAATTTGGTAAAAAACAAATGAAGATACTAGATGAAGAGCAAAAAGAGATTTTATCTATTTATCAAGCAAGTAAAGCTTTTGTTTGTAAAAGTAAAGTAGCACTATTTGATGAGGGTGTACCTTTATTATCTTCAACTTATCCATCTTATAGTGAGCTAGTTGAAAATATCAAAAGATATTTAGCTGGGAATATCGGTGTTGAAGTAATAAAAAGACAACAATATGCAGTAAATAGTGATGATTTGAAAAATGCATTAAAAGTTGCAACTGATATGGTAGAAAAATATAAAATGGCAAATGATGCAAATGAGCTTATAAATAGAGTGAAAAATGAGTTACGTTCAGAACTTTCACACAATGCAAATGAAATAAATAGATTAAAAGAGTTAATGCAGAAAAATGAGGTTATAACAGAAGATGAGTTCTAA
- the bioV gene encoding pimelyl-ACP methyl ester esterase BioV: MSSNFFSGFCLENEKELFSEYIVENDFTLGGFSYGAIKAFKKALDTNERVDLLQLFSPAFFQDKDKKFKRTQLMYFKKDSSAYCDTFMKNVVFPKNVDISKYFNIGTTEELVELLTYEWSELDLESLVKKGTKIEVYLGAKDKIINSSEAKEFFKKYSTVYFFNELGHIL; encoded by the coding sequence ATGAGTTCTAATTTTTTTAGTGGATTTTGTTTAGAAAATGAAAAAGAGCTTTTTAGCGAGTATATAGTAGAAAATGATTTCACTCTAGGTGGCTTTTCATATGGAGCTATCAAAGCTTTTAAAAAAGCATTAGATACAAATGAAAGAGTAGATTTACTTCAACTATTTTCACCAGCTTTTTTTCAAGATAAAGATAAGAAGTTTAAAAGAACACAACTTATGTATTTTAAAAAAGATTCATCTGCATATTGTGATACTTTTATGAAAAATGTAGTTTTTCCTAAAAATGTAGATATCTCTAAATATTTTAATATTGGAACAACTGAAGAGTTAGTAGAGTTATTAACTTATGAATGGAGCGAACTAGATTTAGAAAGTTTAGTAAAAAAAGGCACTAAAATAGAAGTTTATCTTGGTGCAAAAGATAAAATAATAAATTCAAGTGAAGCAAAAGAGTTCTTTAAAAAATATTCAACTGTATATTTTTTTAACGAACTAGGACATATATTATAA